In a genomic window of Bordetella petrii:
- a CDS encoding IS3 family transposase (programmed frameshift): MKKSRFTDSQIIEAIKRVEAGLAVPELCRDLGISSATFYKWRSKYGGMDVSLMARMKELEAENARLRKMYVEEKLKAEIVTEALGKKVVRPSRRREMAQRAVQDRGVSIRIACEAFSISQTCYRYVAKTDAENKEIADWLLRLTDNHRNWGFGLCFLYLRNVRGFAWNHKRVYRIYRELELNLRIKPRKRLVRHTPEPLTVPTHVNQVWSMDFMHDQLGDGRSIRVLNVIDDFNREALGIEVDFSLPSERVIRTLKQIIGWRGKPSAIRCDNGPEYLSAAIVEWAGAWDIKLEYIQPGKPQQNAYVERFNRTVRYEWLSQYHWDDLDHVQRAATQWMWSYNHERPNMALGGFTPKQRLAMTV, translated from the exons ATGAAGAAGTCGCGATTCACGGATAGCCAGATCATCGAAGCGATTAAACGCGTCGAGGCGGGTCTGGCGGTGCCGGAGCTATGCCGGGATCTGGGCATCAGCTCGGCCACGTTCTACAAGTGGCGGTCGAAGTACGGCGGCATGGATGTATCGCTGATGGCGCGCATGAAGGAGCTCGAGGCTGAGAACGCGCGGTTGCGCAAGATGTATGTCGAGGAGAAGCTCAAAGCCGAGATCGTGACGGAGGCGCTCG GAAAAAAAGTGGTGAGGCCATCTCGCCGCCGCGAGATGGCCCAACGTGCCGTGCAAGATCGCGGCGTATCGATCCGGATAGCTTGCGAAGCGTTCAGCATCAGCCAGACCTGCTATCGGTACGTCGCCAAGACTGACGCCGAGAACAAGGAAATCGCCGATTGGCTGCTACGTCTGACGGACAACCATCGCAATTGGGGCTTCGGGCTGTGCTTTCTGTACCTACGCAATGTCCGAGGTTTTGCCTGGAACCATAAGCGCGTGTACCGGATCTACCGCGAACTGGAGTTGAACCTACGGATCAAGCCGCGCAAACGGCTGGTTCGGCACACGCCTGAGCCACTGACCGTTCCGACACACGTGAACCAGGTATGGTCGATGGACTTCATGCATGACCAACTTGGCGATGGGCGCAGCATCCGCGTGTTGAACGTTATCGACGACTTCAATCGGGAGGCCCTGGGCATTGAGGTCGACTTTTCGCTACCGTCCGAGCGCGTGATCCGCACGCTCAAGCAGATTATCGGATGGCGGGGAAAGCCTTCGGCTATTCGCTGCGACAACGGCCCAGAATACCTGAGTGCAGCGATCGTCGAGTGGGCTGGCGCCTGGGATATTAAGCTTGAATACATCCAGCCAGGCAAGCCGCAGCAAAATGCCTATGTGGAGCGGTTCAACAGAACCGTACGCTACGAGTGGCTGTCCCAGTATCACTGGGACGACCTGGACCACGTTCAGCGCGCCGCTACTCAGTGGATGTGGTCCTACAATCACGAGCGCCCAAACATGGCTCTGGGCGGATTTACCCCGAAACAGCGGTTGGCCATGACCGTATAG
- the copC gene encoding copper homeostasis periplasmic binding protein CopC: MLRLDFIAKFVAPIAAGLFATAAFAHPSLVSSTPADKSQVTAPATIDLKFSETLVSQFSAASLSMTGMAGMPNHGAMKISASVSGASDGKTMIITPAQALQPGEYRVEWRAVSSDTHPITGNVDFQVK, encoded by the coding sequence ATGCTTCGTTTAGACTTCATTGCAAAATTCGTTGCGCCAATCGCCGCCGGCTTGTTCGCCACCGCTGCATTTGCGCACCCTTCGCTGGTGTCGTCGACGCCCGCCGACAAATCTCAGGTCACTGCACCTGCCACTATCGATTTGAAGTTTTCCGAAACGCTCGTGTCGCAATTCTCTGCCGCTAGCTTGTCCATGACAGGCATGGCCGGTATGCCGAATCACGGTGCGATGAAGATAAGCGCCAGCGTGTCCGGTGCCAGTGATGGAAAAACCATGATTATTACACCGGCACAAGCATTGCAGCCAGGCGAGTACCGCGTGGAATGGCGCGCAGTTTCGTCGGATACGCATCCGATCACCGGTAATGTGGATTTCCAGGTGAAATAA
- a CDS encoding DUF305 domain-containing protein: MDNTERKSMKMSYGRFALMIIAATVIMYGLMYLNVYVLSHIEFSQMRIWMAILMGAVMAIVMLGFMWSMYRSAKANIAIVISNVAAFAIALWLARSQTTVDDISYMRAMIPHHSIAILTSERARIRDPRVRKLADGIIRAQLKEIEEMQQLIADLETNPPANDTPVLRSYRTLGLPPPKPQ; the protein is encoded by the coding sequence ATGGACAACACCGAAAGAAAATCAATGAAGATGAGTTACGGACGCTTTGCGCTGATGATCATTGCCGCTACAGTCATCATGTACGGGCTCATGTATTTGAATGTCTACGTCTTATCGCATATTGAGTTCAGTCAAATGCGAATATGGATGGCGATCCTAATGGGTGCGGTGATGGCCATCGTCATGCTTGGCTTCATGTGGTCCATGTATAGGAGCGCGAAAGCCAACATCGCCATCGTGATCAGCAACGTAGCAGCCTTCGCCATTGCACTGTGGTTGGCACGCAGTCAAACCACAGTTGACGATATCTCTTACATGAGAGCAATGATTCCTCATCACTCTATCGCAATTTTGACGAGCGAACGTGCTCGCATTCGCGATCCGCGAGTCCGGAAGCTAGCAGACGGGATTATTCGAGCACAGCTCAAAGAAATAGAGGAAATGCAGCAGTTGATCGCCGACCTGGAAACAAACCCGCCGGCAAACGATACGCCTGTTCTCCGAAGCTATCGAACACTTGGCTTACCGCCTCCGAAACCACAGTAG
- a CDS encoding DUF411 domain-containing protein has translation MTLLESEGGYLSRRAMLAAVALIPVASLAKTAVTVDVWKTSTCGCCKDWVKYLQDNGFQVSVRDVTDTSVARRQNRIPDDYGSCHSARVEGYALEGHVPAREIRRLLRERPAAVGLAVPSMPLGSPGMDGPAYGGKRFAYDVFLIGNAGEASVYQQYR, from the coding sequence ATGACGCTACTCGAATCTGAAGGCGGATATCTAAGCCGCCGTGCAATGCTGGCGGCCGTTGCGTTAATTCCCGTCGCGTCTTTAGCAAAAACGGCGGTGACGGTTGACGTATGGAAGACGTCTACATGCGGTTGTTGCAAAGACTGGGTGAAGTATCTTCAAGATAATGGTTTTCAAGTGAGCGTCCGTGACGTGACGGACACTTCAGTAGCTCGCCGTCAGAACCGAATTCCGGACGATTATGGGTCGTGCCACTCCGCCCGGGTTGAGGGATATGCCCTTGAGGGACATGTTCCAGCACGTGAGATCAGGCGGTTATTGCGTGAGCGTCCGGCCGCCGTGGGCCTGGCCGTGCCAAGTATGCCCCTCGGTTCTCCGGGGATGGACGGACCGGCCTATGGTGGCAAGCGATTCGCATATGATGTTTTTCTGATCGGGAATGCTGGCGAAGCCAGCGTGTATCAGCAATACCGCTAG